Proteins from a genomic interval of Papaver somniferum cultivar HN1 chromosome 4, ASM357369v1, whole genome shotgun sequence:
- the LOC113271961 gene encoding protein ABCI7, chloroplastic-like — protein MAFSSSLSIFPPPCHHHLQSSKSIPLLSSPLLKHKTRTKFRSLSVVPKVSSHLFDPLVLQIAEALEDSHSSHSKQSPILQKLRDLSAESALSCSWPTRKDESYKTIDISSIKNSQISSISHTPANRIRFELDGDDDAETLNIVIVDGHIIDSKSNLDELPDNVYVGGILGITSDEISEKVMKFVSNSENRDLFWSLNGIGAPDVTIVYVPTDCIVEKPLRFKFYSQETSEIGSRNLPMSNPRVLVLVDKGGEVGIVEEYLGSCGGCKEEDDSYWVNSVMEVQIGEGGKVVHTYLQQEAPSAAHFKWTAVRQESCSTYNLVEVSTGGKLSRHNLHIQQLGPDTFTEASSFHVCVRPQIQDLHSNIILDHPRGFVRQRHKGIGDHSRSRVVCNGNIVMSNPALKTDYDQVIRGLLLVDGATAKMEPRIQANKNEVKRLSHGSNISGIDNDELFYLCSRGMYLEAAKKALAFAFGCEVMYRLPYVSLRKKVESLIRRLQDRTPS, from the exons AtggctttttcttcttctttatcaatATTCCCGCCACCTTGTCACCACCACCTTCAAAGCTCAAAATCAATCCCCCTCCTCTCTTCTCCCTTATTAAAACACAAAACTAGAACCAAGTTCCGATCTTTATCGGTTGTTCCTAAAGTATCTTCTCATCTTTTTGACCCACTCGTTCTTCAAATCGCTGAAGCCCTAGAAGATTCACATTCATCTCATTCAAAACAATCCCCAATTCTTCAAAAACTTAGAGATTTGTCCGCTGAATCTGCCCTTTCTTGTTCTTGGCCTACACGAAAAGATGAATCTTATAAAACTATTGATATTTCTTCCATCAAGAACTCCCAGATTTCTTCAATTTCACACACCCCAGCAAATCGCATTCGTTTTGAATTAGACGGTGATGATGATGCTGAAACCCTAAATATTGTTATAGTTGACGGTCACATTATCGATTCCAAGTCTAACCTTGATGAATTACCTGATAATGTGTATGTTGGGGGTATTCTGGGAATAACTTCGGATGAAATTAGTGAAAAAGTTATGAAATTTGTGTCAAATTCTGAAAACAGGgatttgttttggtctttgaacGGAATTGGAGCACCTGACGTTACAATTGTGTATGTTCCGACTGATTGTATAGTTGAGAAGCCGTTGAGGTTTAAGTTTTATTCACAGGAGACAAGTgagattggttcaaggaatttgCCCATGTCAAATCCGAGGGTTTTGGTGTTGGTAGACAAAGGAGGTGAAGTTGGGATTgtggaagagtatttgggtagtTGTGGTGGttgtaaagaagaagatgattcttATTGGGTTAATTCAGTTATGGAGGTGCAAATTGGTGAAGGTGGCAAGGTTGTGCATACTTATCTGCAGCAAGAGGCTCCTAGTGCAGCACATTTCAAGTGGACTGCAGTTCGTCAG GAATCGTGTAGTACATATAATCTGGTAGAGGTAAGTACTGGTGGGAAATTGAGTAGGCATAATCTTCATATTCAACAGCTAGGCCCTGATACATTTACAGAAGCGAGCTCCTTTCACGTATGTGTACGTCCTCAAATACAAGATCTTCATAGCAATATAATTCTGGACCATCCGAGAGGCTTTGTTCGACAACGTCATAAAGGCATTGGGGATCATTCACGAAGTCGAGTTGTGTGCAATGGTAACATTGTGATGAGTAATCCTGCCCTAAAGACCGACTATGATCAGGTCATAAGAGGCCTATTACTTGTGGATGGTGCGACTGCGAAAATGGAACCAAGGATACAAGCAAATAAAAATGAAGTTAAAAGGTTATCTCATGGATCTAATATTAGTGGTATCGATAACGATGAACTATTTTACTTGTGTTCCCGTGGCATGTACTTAGAGGCAGCAAAGAAGGCCTTAGCTTTCGCCTTCGGATGTGAGGTGATGTACCGTTTGCCTTATGTTTCACTTCGGAAAAAGGTGGAGAGCCTTATCCGTAGATTACAAGATCGTACTCCATCATAA
- the LOC113271962 gene encoding F-box/kelch-repeat protein At3g06240-like: MLFARLTEEVQADVFLKLPLKSIGKCRCVCKLWRNLLCSSGFVKYHLDSSMQSDNPRLMITATMNHKQDVLYSIDYASTLSSASLSIKTINNKSSCASSRACECKEVVRMYYPFEYDQGGGSVHILGSCNGLICLATSNYPFGSDLGYRICIWNPSTREYKKILSDIEFKYRYRYGFGYDQNIDDYKVVSILEDIEKPGYFQAQVYAIKSDTWTTIQSIPYLFPFRGIQFPSVLFDGALHWLGVTTTKETNSEVIVSFDISNDRFRDVGIPEEAMTPPIGVSSGKNLGVVRLVRDCPCLAVRISCMCYVFWVMQDYGVKESWTKQFNIAQETIAKYDFWNSKPIWFLKNGRDTDEYFCRFCFIRPKE; encoded by the coding sequence ATGTTATTCGCAAGGCTTACAGAAGAAGTTCAAGCAGATGTGTTTCTCAAGTTACCATTGAAATCCATCGGTAAATGTAGGTGCGTATGCAAACTCTGGCGTAATCTACTTTGTAGTTCTGGATTTGTAAAGTATCACCTTGATTCTTCTATGCAAAGCGATAACCCTAGGTTAATGATTACAGCTACCATGAACCATAAGCAAGATGTACTTTACTCCATAGATTATGCTTCAACGTTATCATCTGCATCGCTATCGATCAAAACAATAAATAACAAATCATCATGTGCATCGTCACGAGCATGTGAATGTAAGGAGGTTGTCAGGATGTATTACCCATTCGAATATGACCAAGGTGGGGGTTCAGTTCATATTTTGGGATCTTGCAATGGCTTGATTTGTTTAGCTACTTCTAATTATCCATTTGGAAGTGATTTGGGTTATAGAATTTGCATTTGGAATCCATCAACTAGAGAGTATAAGAAAATACTCAGTGATATTGAGTTCAAGTATCGTTATAGATATGGGTTTGGTTACGATCAGAACATTGACGATTACAAGGTCGTAAGCATTTTGGAGGATATTGAAAAACCTGGTTATTTTCAAGCTCAAGTCTATGCAATAAAATCAGATACATGGACTACTATTCAATCCATCCCTTATTTGTTTCCCTTTCGTGGAATTCAATTTCCCAGCGTGCTTTTcgatggagctcttcattggttagGTGTTACCACCACAAAAGAAACTAATTCagaagttattgtttcttttgataTCAGCAATGACAGATTCAGGGATGTAGGTATTCCAGAAGAGGCTATGACACCTCCGATAGGTGTTTCATCGGGTAAAAATTTGGGGGTGGTCAGACTCGTGAGAGATTGCCCGTGTTTAGCTGTTCGTATCTCTTGTATGTGCTATGTTTTCTGGGTTATGCAAGATTATGGAGTGAAAGAGTCatggactaaacaattcaacATTGCCCAAGAGACAATTGCTAAGTACGATTTTTGGAATTCAAAGCCGATATGGTTTTTGAAAAATGGCAGAGATACTGATGAATATTTCTGCAGGTTTTGTTTTATACGACCCAAAGAATGA